The DNA sequence AGCTTTTCAACAAGAATAACAACGGGAAGGGCAACTGGTCCGTGGCTGTCAGAAGGCAGATGGAATCCCTCGTTTTTAATGGTTATATGGGTGCTGGAGACAGCATGGCGATGCCCAACCCAATCAGTGCCGGAGGAATAGGTCCAGCACTCATTTCCGGGGTACTTGCAGGTGAGAACGCAGTCAGGGCTATAGAAAACAACGACGTGAGCCTGAAAGGACTCTGGCAGTACAACGTAGACTATAACGAAGCATACGGCAAGAGGACGGCAGGGATGGAAGTCTTCAGGATATATCTCCAGTCATTGGACAATGATGTCCTTAATTATGGAATGAAGAACTTCCTGACAAGAAAAGAAGCCTCGGATATAACGCTGGGACTCATACCCGAACTTAGCATGGCATCCAAATTTAAGATGGTCATGAAGGGAGCAAGGAACATTGGTGCATTCAGGAACCTTATATTCGCGGTCAAAAAGATGCAGAAAATGAACCAGATATACGACAATTACCCAAAAAATCCTGAAGATTTCATGAAATGGAGGCCTCTGGTTACCGAGGAGATTGAGGAAGCCAAGAAGCGATTTCCTCTCTCATGATGAACGGCGAATGCGCGTCAGCAACATGCAAAGGACGTAAACCGTGCCCTTACGGCCATCCGGGTCGTGACAAATCTTCCGCTTGAAGGTGTATTGGTTGTACGACGTAATTGTAATTGGCAGTGGACCGGCGGGATGTGCAGCATCAAAAAAGTGTGCTGAACTTGGCTTGAGAACCCTGATGGTGGATCGTAGGCTCGAGATAGGTGCACCGCTAAGGGACTTTGAGATCGTTTCACGAGACGGCCTGCAATCACTGGGAATTGATATAGAGAAGCACTGGCTGGACCTGTCATTCAGAAAAATACAGATAATTTTTGGGAACGTACGGTCAACTGTAATCCTTGACGATATGGAAATATGCAGCATTGAAGCTGATAAATTTGAAAAGCATATCGCAGCCCTCTCATCTCGTGCGGGTGCAGACATCATGATTAAGACAGAGGCAGTATCATTCGTTATGGAGAGGGGGACGGTATCAGGAGTCAGGCTGCGATCAGGGAATGCCGAAAATGAGGAGAAATGCCGCATTGTCATATTCGCTGGTGGTGTCGATTCACCCATTCTTCACGGCATTCCCGAACTAGTATATTCCGGAGATAGAGTGGTTGCCAGAACTTTACAGCGGAGGGTGGTGGCTGACTTCGGCAAGCTGGACTCAATTGACCTTTACCCAGGTGATAACCTGCGACACATATTTGCCGTTATTCCCAAGGGGGACAACCTGGCAAATGTAGTGCTTGTCTCCAGGGATGCCAGCATTGATGCAGTACGTTACATGAATGATTTTATGGATAATGTTCTGAAGCTGAAAAAATGGGGGAGCCTGCAGGATGTGTCTTCTGAAGTTCATAGCGGAAAAATCCCTCTGAAGCTTGGAGTGCCCGGGCTTATCCTTACTGGAGAATCTACCGGGATAAATCACGATAACTGGGTAATGGGTATAGAGAATGCTTATTCTTCAGGTGTCTGGGCTGCTGAGGCGGCGAAGAAAATGATTGAAAATGGGGAATTTGAGGAACTATCAGAATACCGAAAAAAAATCATGGAAGTAACCGGTCACATAGAGAATCGCAATTTCAGAGAAAAATTAGACAATCTAGATGCAGACGCATTGAGAAGCAGGTTGACAGCCTCAGGAACCTTGCATTTTCAAATGCATGGAAGTTTGCTGGATATTCTGGAGAAATTCCTTTAGATCATTATTTCATAAGTTCTTCTTCAAGCCCGAAGTTTCCAGCTTTCATCTGTGATCTCAGCATTTTCTTGAAGCCGCGGTTTCCCTTCATCAGCTTAAGGTTGTTCTTCATTCCCTTATATTCCTTTAGAAGATTCCTGACATCAACTTCTGACTTGCCCGATCCCTTGGCAACACGAGCAATCCGCTTTGAATTGATTATTTCCGGATCCTCAAGTTCACTGAAAGTCATTGAATCCATGATGACCCTGTAATTGAAGAGCTTGTTCCCGGCACTCTCTATATCCGTCGGGTCTATCTTCGGGCCTCCGGGGAGTTTTGACAGTGGGAGAGACTCCACAAGTTTCTGTAATATACCTGGCTGGGAGAACTTTTCCCATACGTCGTACATATCCTTGAGGTTAAACTTTCCGGACATGAGCTTATTAACGGATTCCTCAGCTTCTTCTTCTGTGATGTTTGTTTCCTTGAATGCCTCCATTAAGCTCTCGAGGTCTCCAAGTCCGAGGAGTCTGGACAGGAATTTTTTAGGATTGAAAATCTCGAAATCCTCCATGTGTTCACCGGTACCGATAAAATACACCGGGGTCTTAATTTCAGCAACTGCACTGAGGACACCCCCTCCTTTACCGGTTCCATCCATCTTTGTAATGATGACTCCTGTTATTCCAACCGCTTCATTTAAAGTTCTTGCCTGTGGTCCTGCACGCTGTCCAACGGTAGCGTCCATAACAAGAAGAACCTCATCAGGATGCACATGCTTTTTCAGGTCCCTGATCTCCCGGATCAGGTCCGTGTCCAGTGAGTCGCGGCCACTTGTATCTATGATCTTTACTGGCACTTCCGACAGCTCCTTCAAGCCGTTTCTCGTTGTCGAGAGGGCATCTTTTGACCCCTTTTCGCCATAGAATTTAACGTTTAGCTGCTGAGCTATGTGCTGGAGCTGTTCATAAGCAGCAGGCCTATAAATATCAGCTGCTATGAGTCCGGTGTTGAGCCCTTTCTTGGTGAAGAATTTTGCAAGTTTTCCTGCTGAAGTTGTCTTTCCCTGCCCGTACAGCCCAACCAGCATTATGGTCTGCGGCTTGAGGTTGATACTGGATTCAATTCCAAGTATATTCAAGAGTTCATCGTATATGATCTTCACGACGAAATCCTGCTGCGGCATTCCTGCAGGAGGCTTTTCTTCCATAGCTCTCTGCTTCACTGTGTTTGTTAGGCTCAGCGCAAGTTTTACATTCACATCTGCCTTAAGAAGTGCCCTCTGGATATCCCTGCTGACTTCCTCAAGCAGTTCCTTGTCAACGTATCCCGAGCGGGAGATCTTCCTTATTGTTTCACGCAGTGAGCTAGCGAGATTGTCCAGAACCATGATTCCTTAACATAAAATATGGTTATATAACAATATCGAATTGATCAGTACTCTCTCCATCTGTACCCGCATGATTCACATGTGTAGAATTTTGTCTCGGGTTCATCCGCGGAGCGCGTCTGCTTCAGGAGGTAGTAAGCTCCCTGATGCCTGCACTTCGGGCAAACGGCATCGGAATCGAGAGGTTCTGCACTCTTCTCCTCCTTTATCATTATGGCCTCCTTGGAGTTCCCATGATTGAGAATTTGAGATCGTAAACCCTCAGCTTTTGTCTTCTTGACTTCGTAGCCACAGTTGTTGCAAATATACTTGTCTCTGCTAGGGGTCATCAGCGATCCGCATTTGCTACAGAACATAACTCTCTTTATTACGAAACCATATTTAAACTGATTTACTCTAAATCATGCAACACAGAAGAAAATGGACAGGAATTGTTAAATATTCACTGATGATAGTTCAACTAACAAATTTTGCTTCTCTGTTTTGCTTCATGGAAATCGGTTGATGCTTTATGGAAATGATCAGGACTGAGGGTCTGACAAAAAAATTCGGGACTTTCACCGCAGTGGACGGATTGACTTTCCAGGTTAATAAGGGTGAAGTTTTTGGCCTCCTGGGTCCCAATGGAGCCGGGAAGACAACTACTATCAGGATGCTGTGCTGCCTGATCTCAAAGACTGGCGGAACCGCCAGAATAGGGGATTATGATATATCAGACGCAAGGGAAGCAATGAAGATTAGAAAGATGATTGGAATAGTTCACGACAATGTTGGACTGTATGAATCATTGAGCCCTTATGAAAACCTGGAATTTTACGGGCGGATGTACGAATTCCAGGAAAGCAGGTTGAGGGAAAATATCGAGAAATACCTGAAAACACTTGATCTCTGGGATAATAAGGACAAACCCGTTGGCTCTTTCTCAAAGGGAATGAAACAGAAGGTAGCAATAGCCAGGTCGCTGGTGCACGAACCCGAGCTTCTCTTCATGGATGAGCCGACTGCGAATCTTGACCCCGAGGCATCGAAGGTGATCAGGGATATCATACTTGACCTGAAAAAGGAAAACAGGACAATATTCCTGAACACACACAACCTGGACGAGGCTCAGAGGATATGTGACAGGATCGGGATTCTTAAGACAAAGATGATGGCGGTGGACACTCCTGTAAACCTTGAAAGAGCTATGACCAGCAAAAGGACTGTATTCGTTCTGGAAGTGGTAAGTGAGAAAGTGCTTACCGCGGTAAAAGCAGGCAATCCTGAAAGCGTCGAAGTAAAAGGAGACTCCATTATTCTGGGGCTGGCAGACCCTGACAAGGAAACTTCAACAATGGTAAATTCGATTATTGCAGCCGGAGGAAAGATAAAGTCCGTGACTGAAAGAGGCGCCAGCCTGGAAGATGTTTACTTGAAGTTAGTGAGAGGATGATATATGGGGATGAAGAAATCCTGGCTTATCGCCAGGAAAGATCTACTGATAATGAAGAGAAGAAAATCGCCCTTGCTTCTCCTTATTGGTCTCCCTTTGGTACTGGGCATAGCGCTCCCATTGCTCATACATGTTCTAATTCTAAGGAAGGGGTTTTCCCTTCTCCTGGAGCCTAACCTGATCAGCGCTTTCGGTTTCTTTTTCATGATAATAGGTGCCCTGCTTCCACTATATATCTCTTCGTACAGCATAGTGGGCGAAAAGGTTGAAAAAAGCATTGAGCCGCTCCTCTCCACCCCTACCACTGATGGTGAAATTCTGATGGGCAAGTATATAGGAACACTGCTCCCCACACTTTTGTCGGTTTATCTTGGCGCAGCAGTCTATATGGTATTGATTGACGCTTTTACACGATCTGACTTTGGATACCTTTTCTTTCCCAATTGGGCATTTGGGATAATTCTTATCGTTGGTGTTCCAATGGCGGCCACCTATGCCATCACACTTAGTGTTTTCATTTCCTCGAAGGTGAACAGTGTCATGGCCGCATACCAGGGTGGTGGCGTTACTCTCATTCCATTCCTTGTTATTTACGTGATGGGAGAGATAGGGATCCTGAAACTTGATAATACCACCAATGTTCTCATAATATCCGGAGCTCTGCTTCTTGTGGCAGTGGTTATGTATTTTATCAGCAGGGCAACTTTCAGTAGGGAAAAAATCCTTACAGAATGGAAATGACATAAGAACGGTGTGCTCTGGCGATAGTTTGATTCAGCGAATGTCTCCCGGCCGTGAAGAAGCATGAATATCGATAAAAGTTCAGAGCAGTAAATCAAATACCGCCGGTGAAGGGCGCCCTGAATATGCCGGATAATTTCACCAGTCCATGAAATAGCTCCAGCCATTGTCCAGAAGATTCCGGCCAAGAAGTTTTCCAGGCATTAAAAGGTTGCATAACTGAATAGCTTTGGGATGACACCTTTCTTTTATCTCAGGAGCTACGTGAATTTTATAACCCCTTCCAGGGTTACATAATCATGTACGATGAGAACAGGACTGAGGAATTATTGAGGAAGTCAA is a window from the Thermoplasmatales archaeon genome containing:
- the malK_2 gene encoding Trehalose/maltose import ATP-binding protein MalK, whose product is MEMIRTEGLTKKFGTFTAVDGLTFQVNKGEVFGLLGPNGAGKTTTIRMLCCLISKTGGTARIGDYDISDAREAMKIRKMIGIVHDNVGLYESLSPYENLEFYGRMYEFQESRLRENIEKYLKTLDLWDNKDKPVGSFSKGMKQKVAIARSLVHEPELLFMDEPTANLDPEASKVIRDIILDLKKENRTIFLNTHNLDEAQRICDRIGILKTKMMAVDTPVNLERAMTSKRTVFVLEVVSEKVLTAVKAGNPESVEVKGDSIILGLADPDKETSTMVNSIIAAGGKIKSVTERGASLEDVYLKLVRG
- a CDS encoding ABC-type transport system involved in multi-copper enzyme maturation, permease component, whose amino-acid sequence is MGMKKSWLIARKDLLIMKRRKSPLLLLIGLPLVLGIALPLLIHVLILRKGFSLLLEPNLISAFGFFFMIIGALLPLYISSYSIVGEKVEKSIEPLLSTPTTDGEILMGKYIGTLLPTLLSVYLGAAVYMVLIDAFTRSDFGYLFFPNWAFGIILIVGVPMAATYAITLSVFISSKVNSVMAAYQGGGVTLIPFLVIYVMGEIGILKLDNTTNVLIISGALLLVAVVMYFISRATFSREKILTEWK
- the rpoM gene encoding DNA-directed RNA polymerase subunit M: MFCSKCGSLMTPSRDKYICNNCGYEVKKTKAEGLRSQILNHGNSKEAIMIKEEKSAEPLDSDAVCPKCRHQGAYYLLKQTRSADEPETKFYTCESCGYRWREY
- a CDS encoding Digeranylgeranylglycerophospholipid reductase, whose translation is MYDVIVIGSGPAGCAASKKCAELGLRTLMVDRRLEIGAPLRDFEIVSRDGLQSLGIDIEKHWLDLSFRKIQIIFGNVRSTVILDDMEICSIEADKFEKHIAALSSRAGADIMIKTEAVSFVMERGTVSGVRLRSGNAENEEKCRIVIFAGGVDSPILHGIPELVYSGDRVVARTLQRRVVADFGKLDSIDLYPGDNLRHIFAVIPKGDNLANVVLVSRDASIDAVRYMNDFMDNVLKLKKWGSLQDVSSEVHSGKIPLKLGVPGLILTGESTGINHDNWVMGIENAYSSGVWAAEAAKKMIENGEFEELSEYRKKIMEVTGHIENRNFREKLDNLDADALRSRLTASGTLHFQMHGSLLDILEKFL
- a CDS encoding Signal recognition particle 54 kDa protein — protein: MVLDNLASSLRETIRKISRSGYVDKELLEEVSRDIQRALLKADVNVKLALSLTNTVKQRAMEEKPPAGMPQQDFVVKIIYDELLNILGIESSINLKPQTIMLVGLYGQGKTTSAGKLAKFFTKKGLNTGLIAADIYRPAAYEQLQHIAQQLNVKFYGEKGSKDALSTTRNGLKELSEVPVKIIDTSGRDSLDTDLIREIRDLKKHVHPDEVLLVMDATVGQRAGPQARTLNEAVGITGVIITKMDGTGKGGGVLSAVAEIKTPVYFIGTGEHMEDFEIFNPKKFLSRLLGLGDLESLMEAFKETNITEEEAEESVNKLMSGKFNLKDMYDVWEKFSQPGILQKLVESLPLSKLPGGPKIDPTDIESAGNKLFNYRVIMDSMTFSELEDPEIINSKRIARVAKGSGKSEVDVRNLLKEYKGMKNNLKLMKGNRGFKKMLRSQMKAGNFGLEEELMK